One window of Salvelinus fontinalis isolate EN_2023a chromosome 19, ASM2944872v1, whole genome shotgun sequence genomic DNA carries:
- the LOC129816355 gene encoding protein FEV isoform X1, which yields MRQNCGGNLMFNMYLSGSCFYPTENLLKESKGASWSPINTGVQKGSGQIQLWQFLLELLSDSANMSCIAWEGTNGEFKLIEPDEVARRWGERKSKPNMNYDKLSRALRYYYDKNIMTKVHGKRYAYKFDFHGLAQVCQPSSTEQALYKFQSNFAPIPFSGISKLNLVGPGVGSSGFSYWPGSPPTLYHSHNLQPPGPFGSVSASHISCVNNINNLNNINNHYN from the exons ATGAGACAGAACTGCGGAGGAAACCTTATGTTTAACATGTATCTCTCAGGTTCGTGCTTTT ATCCAACAGAAAATCTGTTGAAAGAAAGCAAAGGTGCATCCTGGAGTCCCATAAACACAGGAGTGCAAAAGG GCAGTGGACAGATTCAGCTATGGCAGTTTCTCCTCGAGCTCCTGTCAGACAGCGCCAACATGTCCTGCATCGCCTGGGAAGGGACGAATGGAGAATTCAAGCTAATTGAACCAGATGAGGTGGCACGGCGATGGGGCGAGCGCAAAAGCAAGCCCAACATGAACTACGACAAACTCAGCCGCGCATTGCGCTACTACTATGACAAAAACATAATGACAAAGGTCCATGGGAAGCGATATGCTTACAAGTTCGACTTTCACGGGTTGGCTCAGGTTTGTCAACCCTCATCAACAGAGCAAGCTCTTTATAAATTCCAGAGTAATTTTGCCCCCATTCCCTTTTCAGGGATTTCAAAGCTAAACCTGGTTGGTCCAGGCGTCGGTTCGTCTGGATTCTCTTACTGGCCGGGGTCGCCACCGACTCTCTACCACAGTCACAACCTCCAACCCCCGGGTCCGTTTGGTTCTGTGTCTGCCTCGCACATCAGCTGcgtcaacaacatcaacaacctgAATAATATCAATAACCACTACAATTGA
- the LOC129816355 gene encoding protein FEV isoform X2 has protein sequence MRQNCGGNLMFNMYLSDPTENLLKESKGASWSPINTGVQKGSGQIQLWQFLLELLSDSANMSCIAWEGTNGEFKLIEPDEVARRWGERKSKPNMNYDKLSRALRYYYDKNIMTKVHGKRYAYKFDFHGLAQVCQPSSTEQALYKFQSNFAPIPFSGISKLNLVGPGVGSSGFSYWPGSPPTLYHSHNLQPPGPFGSVSASHISCVNNINNLNNINNHYN, from the exons ATGAGACAGAACTGCGGAGGAAACCTTATGTTTAACATGTATCTCTCAG ATCCAACAGAAAATCTGTTGAAAGAAAGCAAAGGTGCATCCTGGAGTCCCATAAACACAGGAGTGCAAAAGG GCAGTGGACAGATTCAGCTATGGCAGTTTCTCCTCGAGCTCCTGTCAGACAGCGCCAACATGTCCTGCATCGCCTGGGAAGGGACGAATGGAGAATTCAAGCTAATTGAACCAGATGAGGTGGCACGGCGATGGGGCGAGCGCAAAAGCAAGCCCAACATGAACTACGACAAACTCAGCCGCGCATTGCGCTACTACTATGACAAAAACATAATGACAAAGGTCCATGGGAAGCGATATGCTTACAAGTTCGACTTTCACGGGTTGGCTCAGGTTTGTCAACCCTCATCAACAGAGCAAGCTCTTTATAAATTCCAGAGTAATTTTGCCCCCATTCCCTTTTCAGGGATTTCAAAGCTAAACCTGGTTGGTCCAGGCGTCGGTTCGTCTGGATTCTCTTACTGGCCGGGGTCGCCACCGACTCTCTACCACAGTCACAACCTCCAACCCCCGGGTCCGTTTGGTTCTGTGTCTGCCTCGCACATCAGCTGcgtcaacaacatcaacaacctgAATAATATCAATAACCACTACAATTGA